Proteins encoded in a region of the Clostridium beijerinckii genome:
- the thiS gene encoding sulfur carrier protein ThiS, whose product MVKVNGKEADNAIGLSLEDFLISEGYLIDKIVVELNGEIMPKSQYKQTNIKDGDSLEVISFVGGG is encoded by the coding sequence ATGGTAAAAGTGAATGGAAAAGAGGCAGATAATGCAATTGGATTATCGTTAGAGGACTTTCTTATCAGTGAAGGATATTTAATAGATAAGATTGTAGTTGAGCTAAATGGTGAAATAATGCCAAAATCTCAATATAAGCAGACAAATATTAAAGATGGTGATTCTTTAGAAGTAATTAGCTTTGTTGGAGGAGGCTGA